Proteins from one Gallus gallus isolate bGalGal1 chromosome 17, bGalGal1.mat.broiler.GRCg7b, whole genome shotgun sequence genomic window:
- the TNFSF15 gene encoding tumor necrosis factor ligand superfamily member 15 isoform X1: MDHGAEITLEEASATGQASRMHIKEDLRRMRCAVLLCLLAVLLLALPIAYLLAGNLRAPTSCPQVVDERSSHFLKQRAVAAVTDTLPSAEKPRAHLTVKKQEPSSTTGSHLPILQWEDKRGLAFTKNNLSYSSNALVIPVSGDYYVYAQVTFRGPSDTSSKTSSVTAVITKVTDSYPEPTQLLTSTKTLSEERNNWFQPIYLGAVVSLEIGDKLMVNVSDIKLVDYTKEHKTFFGAFLL; encoded by the exons ATGGATCACGGGGCTGAAATAACCCTGGAAGAGGCTTCGGCGACCGGCCAAGCCTCCAGGATGCACATCAAGGAGGACCTGCGGAGGATGCGCTGCGccgtgctgctctgcctgctggccgtgctgctgctggcgctgccCATCGCATACCTGCTGGCCGGGAACCTGAGAGCACCCACCTCCTGCCCCCAG GTCGTGGATGAGAGGAGCTCTCACTTTCTGAAGCAGCGAGCAGTAGCTGCTG ttacAGACACGCTTCCCAGCGCCGAGAAGCCAAGAGCACACCTGACAG TGAAGAAACAAGAACCCTCCAGCACCACGGGAAGCCATCTGCCCATCCTGCAGTGGGAAGACAAGCGAGGCTTGGCCTTTACCAAGAACAACCTGAGTTATTCCAGCAACGCACTGGTGATACCTGTGTCTGGGGATTACTATGTCTATGCTCAGGTCACTTTCCGAGGGCCCAGTGACACTTCAAGTAAAACCAGTTCTGTCACTGCAGTCATCACTAAAGTCACTGACAGCTACCCCGAGCCCACCCAGCTGCTGACCAGCACCAAGACCCTCAGTGAAGAAAGGAACAACTGGTTCCAGCCCATTTATCTGGGAGCTGTGGTTTCCTTAGAGATAGGAGACAAGCTAATGGTCAACGTTAGTGACATCAAGCTGGTGGATTACACTAAGGAGCACAAAACCTTCTTCGGTGCCTTTTTACTGTAG